One genomic window of Sardina pilchardus chromosome 15, fSarPil1.1, whole genome shotgun sequence includes the following:
- the si:dkey-172o19.2 gene encoding nuclear factor interleukin-3-regulated protein isoform X1, protein MLDINATEKVCCCLTCVCARSEQTLHDCSLTLQHCATRQRHTVSPMCTPPSSASLLASVSLPSSAAERSWDGGDESPGPKTLVPLPGPSLLSSRRLLRLRPFKSHLVPSARRKREMTPASKKDALYWDKRRKNNEAAKRSREKRRFTDMMLEGQLLALSEENAQLRAEVFSLQCHPHQGREPDLARPFPPPSAAAIQCPVPVQGHPLMSQPPSALWGFKGSCVPLLEGPRSRSVGKMSCLALSQSPLSVYQRSPDVFSGSSPLFPSLVHPQSAACVPPPEFLFKPNGLSQPSAEASSKPAKAAQHQVSSSSDDVPAGEETAASPLQKAFPPQWQVIAPQAVPSSPPSSPGWLLPHLGQTALHDGLLVPWSSSCFYPSSVYPSLPLSLYLPLKQAGYTRYGTEAFRSRSVHCNN, encoded by the exons ATGCTTGATATAAATGCGACCGAGAAAGTGTGTTGTTGCCTTACATGCGTGTGTGCCAGAAGCGAACAAACCCTTCACGACTGCAGCCTTACTCTTCAGCACTGTGCCACCAGACAGCGCCATACAG TCAGTCCCATGTGTACTCCACCGAGCAGCGCTAGTCTCCTGGCGAGCGTGTCCTTGCCGTCGTCCGCTGCGGAGAGGAGCTGGGATGGTGGCGACGAGTCGCCCGGTCCCAAGACTCTCGTCCCTTTGCCGGGTCCGTCCCTCCTGTCCTCCCGCCGGCTGCTGCGGCTGCGGCCCTTCAAGAGCCACCTGGTGCCCAGCGCCCGGCGCAAGCGGGAGATGACGCCGGCCAGCAAGAAGGACGCCCTGTACTGGGACAAGCGGCGCAAGAACAACGAGGCGGCCAAGCGCTCGCGCGAGAAGCGCCGCTTCACCGACATGATGCTGGAGGGCCAGCTGCTGGCCCTGAGCGAGGAGAACGCCCAGCTGCGCGCCGAGGTCTTCAGCCTGCAGTGCCACCCGCACCAGGGCCGGGAGCCGGACCTCGCACGCCCCTTCCCGCCGCCCTCCGCCGCCGCCATACAGTGCCCAGTGCCAGTCCAAGGACACCCGCTCATGAGCCAGCCACCGTCCGCCCTCTGGGGCTTCAAGGGCAGCTGTGTGCCCCTGCTGGAGGGCCCGCGAAGCAGGTCAGTCGGGAAGATGTCCTGCCTGGCCCTGTCGCAGAGCCCTTTGAGTGTGTACCAGAGGTCTCCGGACGTCTTCTCGGGGTCCTCTCCGCTGTTCCCCTCCCTGGTCCACCCCCAGAGCGCGGCCTGTGTTCCCCCGCCAGAGTTCCTCTTCAAGCCCAACGGCCTCAGCCAGCCTTCGGCCGAGGCGTCGTCAAAACCAGCCAAAGCAGCTCAGCACCAGGTCTCCTCCTCCAGCGACGACGTCCCAGCGGGCGAGGAGACTGCCGCAAGCCCACTCCAAAAGGCCTTTCCGCCCCAGTGGCAGGTCATCGCTCCACAAGccgtcccctcctctcctccgagTAGCCCCGGCTGGCTGCTGCCTCATCTCGGGCAAACTGCGCTCCACGATGGCTTACTGGTTCCCTGGAGCTCCTCCTGCTTCTACCCGTCTTCAGTTTACCCTAGCTTGCCCCTGTCGCTCTATCTGCCCCTCAAACAGGCAGGTTACACCAGGTACGgaactgaagcattccgttcgCGGAGTGTGcactgcaacaattag
- the si:dkey-172o19.2 gene encoding nuclear factor interleukin-3-regulated protein isoform X2, which translates to MCTPPSSASLLASVSLPSSAAERSWDGGDESPGPKTLVPLPGPSLLSSRRLLRLRPFKSHLVPSARRKREMTPASKKDALYWDKRRKNNEAAKRSREKRRFTDMMLEGQLLALSEENAQLRAEVFSLQCHPHQGREPDLARPFPPPSAAAIQCPVPVQGHPLMSQPPSALWGFKGSCVPLLEGPRSRSVGKMSCLALSQSPLSVYQRSPDVFSGSSPLFPSLVHPQSAACVPPPEFLFKPNGLSQPSAEASSKPAKAAQHQVSSSSDDVPAGEETAASPLQKAFPPQWQVIAPQAVPSSPPSSPGWLLPHLGQTALHDGLLVPWSSSCFYPSSVYPSLPLSLYLPLKQAGYTRYGTEAFRSRSVHCNN; encoded by the coding sequence ATGTGTACTCCACCGAGCAGCGCTAGTCTCCTGGCGAGCGTGTCCTTGCCGTCGTCCGCTGCGGAGAGGAGCTGGGATGGTGGCGACGAGTCGCCCGGTCCCAAGACTCTCGTCCCTTTGCCGGGTCCGTCCCTCCTGTCCTCCCGCCGGCTGCTGCGGCTGCGGCCCTTCAAGAGCCACCTGGTGCCCAGCGCCCGGCGCAAGCGGGAGATGACGCCGGCCAGCAAGAAGGACGCCCTGTACTGGGACAAGCGGCGCAAGAACAACGAGGCGGCCAAGCGCTCGCGCGAGAAGCGCCGCTTCACCGACATGATGCTGGAGGGCCAGCTGCTGGCCCTGAGCGAGGAGAACGCCCAGCTGCGCGCCGAGGTCTTCAGCCTGCAGTGCCACCCGCACCAGGGCCGGGAGCCGGACCTCGCACGCCCCTTCCCGCCGCCCTCCGCCGCCGCCATACAGTGCCCAGTGCCAGTCCAAGGACACCCGCTCATGAGCCAGCCACCGTCCGCCCTCTGGGGCTTCAAGGGCAGCTGTGTGCCCCTGCTGGAGGGCCCGCGAAGCAGGTCAGTCGGGAAGATGTCCTGCCTGGCCCTGTCGCAGAGCCCTTTGAGTGTGTACCAGAGGTCTCCGGACGTCTTCTCGGGGTCCTCTCCGCTGTTCCCCTCCCTGGTCCACCCCCAGAGCGCGGCCTGTGTTCCCCCGCCAGAGTTCCTCTTCAAGCCCAACGGCCTCAGCCAGCCTTCGGCCGAGGCGTCGTCAAAACCAGCCAAAGCAGCTCAGCACCAGGTCTCCTCCTCCAGCGACGACGTCCCAGCGGGCGAGGAGACTGCCGCAAGCCCACTCCAAAAGGCCTTTCCGCCCCAGTGGCAGGTCATCGCTCCACAAGccgtcccctcctctcctccgagTAGCCCCGGCTGGCTGCTGCCTCATCTCGGGCAAACTGCGCTCCACGATGGCTTACTGGTTCCCTGGAGCTCCTCCTGCTTCTACCCGTCTTCAGTTTACCCTAGCTTGCCCCTGTCGCTCTATCTGCCCCTCAAACAGGCAGGTTACACCAGGTACGgaactgaagcattccgttcgCGGAGTGTGcactgcaacaattag